The following coding sequences are from one Halorubrum sp. BOL3-1 window:
- a CDS encoding carbohydrate ABC transporter permease, giving the protein MPTDTRADGGGSVFARPLNWLETQSEAVYAYVLLVPAFLLLAVASADPFGAFVGLDNYVALLTGDTNFTQQFVSVSLSGSFPFVEFGAPFLQQAIFVTLAFAILSVLFETTIGFGQALVLDQDFYGRRWVRVAIIIPWAIPIVIQGMIFFLLFNPTIGFGTDFMQWLGVFGNNPLSSSSDSFLIVLVADIWKTTAFMALLILAGLQSIDRGLYDVAKVSGASPWQRFRHITLPLVAPALLVAMLFRTMDAMRIYGLIDATAGCETVPSLTCLVIIALNESRRWATASAVAFLTAVVISAFVVVYLAALRNSDGGVA; this is encoded by the coding sequence CCGACACGCGGGCGGACGGGGGCGGTTCGGTGTTCGCCCGCCCGCTCAACTGGCTGGAGACGCAGAGCGAAGCGGTGTACGCCTACGTCCTGTTAGTCCCTGCCTTCCTGCTGCTCGCCGTCGCCTCGGCCGACCCGTTCGGCGCGTTCGTCGGCCTCGACAACTACGTCGCGCTGTTGACCGGCGACACGAACTTCACCCAGCAGTTCGTCTCCGTCTCGCTGTCGGGGTCGTTCCCGTTCGTCGAATTCGGCGCGCCGTTCCTGCAGCAGGCGATCTTCGTGACGCTGGCGTTCGCAATCTTGAGCGTCCTCTTCGAGACGACGATCGGGTTCGGACAGGCGCTCGTGCTCGACCAGGACTTCTACGGGCGTCGGTGGGTCCGCGTGGCGATAATCATCCCGTGGGCCATCCCCATCGTCATTCAGGGGATGATCTTCTTCCTGTTGTTCAACCCGACCATCGGTTTCGGGACCGATTTCATGCAGTGGCTCGGCGTGTTCGGGAACAACCCGCTGTCGAGCAGCAGCGACTCCTTCCTCATCGTGCTCGTGGCCGACATCTGGAAGACGACGGCGTTCATGGCGCTCCTGATCCTCGCGGGGCTCCAGAGCATCGACCGCGGGCTCTACGACGTCGCGAAGGTGTCCGGCGCCTCGCCGTGGCAGCGATTCAGGCACATCACGCTGCCGCTGGTCGCGCCCGCGCTGCTCGTCGCGATGCTGTTCCGGACGATGGACGCGATGCGCATCTACGGGCTCATCGACGCGACGGCCGGCTGTGAGACGGTCCCGTCGCTCACCTGTCTCGTGATCATCGCGCTCAACGAGAGCCGGCGCTGGGCGACCGCGTCCGCCGTGGCGTTCCTCACCGCGGTCGTCATCAGCGCCTTCGTCGTGGTGTACCTGGCCGCTCTCCGCAACAGCGACGGAGGTGTCGCATGA